A single Paenibacillus sp. FSL R5-0517 DNA region contains:
- a CDS encoding P-loop NTPase yields MDVLFIYSGKGGVGKSTFAVNLAYSLPGLRVGLFDADFEGPSIPTMVSGVEEESMVAEGLGIHPGTYAGIRISSSGLIENNGLSRSLSGKYLEGALDQLLIKARWDVDVLIVDMPPGTSEIHHQLLRLLKGRCLLITTPQTVSFADTQKGIDLMRRMEVPLLGIVENMSQFQCECCGHSTAIFSGDTQGMLAVPNGLQVLDTFPIIPELSAKGNAGIPFVLANPEHPVSVRMAGLGRQLVILLTQKFNTWSVH; encoded by the coding sequence ATGGACGTACTTTTCATCTATAGCGGAAAGGGTGGAGTCGGAAAATCCACTTTCGCTGTAAATTTGGCCTATTCATTACCAGGGTTAAGAGTAGGATTGTTTGATGCAGATTTTGAAGGGCCGAGTATACCTACCATGGTATCCGGAGTTGAAGAAGAGTCTATGGTAGCAGAAGGACTGGGAATCCACCCGGGAACCTACGCAGGCATCCGCATCTCTTCCTCTGGACTGATTGAAAACAACGGCCTCAGCAGATCTCTTTCAGGCAAATATTTGGAAGGTGCACTGGATCAGTTACTCATAAAAGCCCGCTGGGATGTAGATGTATTAATCGTCGATATGCCTCCAGGGACTTCCGAGATTCACCATCAGCTGCTTCGTCTGTTGAAAGGACGATGTCTTCTGATTACAACGCCTCAGACGGTAAGTTTTGCAGATACTCAGAAAGGGATCGACTTGATGCGACGGATGGAGGTTCCGCTGCTTGGTATCGTCGAAAATATGTCTCAATTCCAATGCGAATGCTGCGGGCATTCCACTGCAATCTTTTCGGGGGATACCCAAGGCATGTTAGCTGTTCCGAATGGTCTGCAAGTGCTCGACACGTTTCCTATAATACCTGAACTTAGTGCAAAGGGGAACGCTGGCATTCCATTTGTACTTGCGAATCCGGAACATCCTGTTAGTGTGCGAATGGCCGGACTTGGACGTCAACTAGTTATTTTACTCAC
- a CDS encoding phosphopantetheine-binding protein: MSMEYIEHEVTALVKQKIHRDLEMTDDLKSAGLDSMKAIDLLLELEEKFEMTIPDEYMINDTFASMSNIVNMIHTLKQNA, encoded by the coding sequence ATGAGCATGGAATACATTGAACATGAAGTCACGGCGCTGGTAAAGCAGAAAATTCATCGGGATCTGGAGATGACGGACGATCTGAAAAGTGCAGGTCTCGATTCTATGAAAGCGATCGATTTGCTGCTAGAACTGGAAGAGAAGTTTGAAATGACTATTCCCGACGAGTACATGATTAATGATACGTTTGCTTCCATGAGCAACATTGTGAACATGATCCATACGTTGAAGCAAAATGCTTAG